A window of the Carassius auratus strain Wakin unplaced genomic scaffold, ASM336829v1 scaf_tig00024249, whole genome shotgun sequence genome harbors these coding sequences:
- the LOC113078114 gene encoding phosphoinositide-interacting protein-like: MPSVPEHLALSDCPGSYSREQLTPRSENTVFSLAHNDTFWTLQPAAGHCEYYWQAILLMTSGGSVLICGMVLSGLYFAGFSMMATNILGPALLSVGLMVLVVGMVLMPITRQMRDQSATKHLCSYYKPQINI; this comes from the coding sequence ATGCCATCAGTCCCAGAGCACCTGGCCCTCAGTGACTGTCCGGGCTCATATTCCCGCGAGCAGCTCACTCCTCGCTCCGAGAACACGGTCTTCAGCCTGGCTCACAACGACACCTTCTGGACCCTGCAGCCCGCTGCGGGACACTGCGAGTACTACTGGCAGGCCATCCTCCTCATGACCTCCGGGGGCAGCGTGCTGATCTGCGGGATGGTGCTGAGCGGACTTTACTTCGCTGGCTTCTCCATGATGGCCACCAACATCCTGGGCCCCGCTCTGCTGTCTGTGGGGCTGATGGTGCTGGTGGTGGGGATGGTTTTGATGCCCATCACACGACAAATGAGGGATCAGAGCGCAACCAAACACCTCTGCAGTTACTACAAGCCTCAAATAAACATCTGA